The Paraburkholderia agricolaris genome includes the window TATGAGCAGGTGCTGCTGCCGCTTGTCTATGGAGCGATGAGGCCGACGTTCGGAGAGGCCTTCGCAGTGTTCAAGTCCACGGCGTCGAAGCTTCTGGCGACGCTTTGAGAACCGCTGCACGTCGCACCACTTTCAATAAGGCGTAGGTTAGCCGGTTCTCCGACGGTTTTTGCTATCATCACTGTATAAACATACAGGTTTCGTCAAAACCCCGTGGCAATAGATGCTCCGTCAGACCTCCGCGCTGATGCCCCTTACTACCTGCTGAACTTCGAGCGTGCGCTCGCGTGGCTTGCCGAGCGTTACGACGATCTGCTGGACGCGCACGAACACGGTTTTCTGCGCGATTTCGCCGCTTTGCCGCAGCCTTCGCGTGCGTTGCTGGTTCGCATGCTGATGCGCAAGGGCGAACTGTTCCGCGCCAGCCGCCTTTCTTATGACGAGATCGGCTGTCCCTTCGAGGCCGTTGCTCCCCTGGCGGCGCTCGGCTGGGTCGACACTGAACCGCACCTGACGCTCGACGATCTGTTCGCGCTCACAACCCGTCCCGAGTTGCTGCTGATCTTTGCGGATGCCATCGCGTTGATTCCAGGCGCGAAGGGCTTGCGCAAACCCGATCTGCTGGAAGCGCTGCGGCCGTTGTTCGCCGACGGCAAAGGCGAAGGCGAAGGCGAAGGCGAAGGCGAAGGCGAAGGCGAAGGCGAAGGCGAGGAACGAAGCGTTGCCGCGCATCCGTTGTCCACATGGCATTGCGAAACCACCGACCGCGTCTTCCACGTCGCCGTCGCGCCGCTCTGCGAACGTCTGCGCCTGATGTTCTTCGGCAATCTCCAGCAGGACTGGTCGGAGTTCGTGCTTGCCGATCTCGGGGTGTTCCAGTACGAGAAGGTTGCGTTCGCGCCGTCGTCGCGCGCATTCCAGCAGCGTGCGGACGTGGACGTCTACCTTGCGTTGCAGGCCTGCCGCGAAGCACTCGAATGGCTGCCCGCGGGTGACGCTGAAGCCGCCGCGATCGACGAACTCGTCGCCGCGATTGCCGCAATCGAAATTTCGAATCCCTGGCTCGAAACACGGCGCGCGAAATTGCTGTTTCGTGTCGGCCAGCATTGCGAGCGTCAATGGAACTGGCCTGCTGCGCTGGCCGTTTATGAGCGCTGTGCGTGGCCTGGCGCGCGCCATCGGCGCTTGCGGGTGCTCGAGCGCAGCGAACGGTTCGACGAAGCCTTCGCCCTCGCTTCGCAAGCCGCTGGCACGCCTGAAAGCGAAGAGGAAATGCAGCGCGTCGCGCGCATGCTGCCGCGGTTGCAGCGCAAGCGCGGCGAGCGGGTGGCGCGCGTGCCTGCCGCACGGCCGGTGGAGCGCAGCACACTGGTGCTGCCAAAGCCGGAGGCGCCACAACCGGTCGAATACGTTGCCCGGGATCATTTGACTTGCGAGTCCGCGCCGGTTCATTACGTCGAAAACGCGCTGATCAACTCGCTGTTCGGTTTGCTGTGCTGGGAGCCGGTGTTCGCGGCGGTGCCCGGCGCATTCTTCCATCCGTTCCAGCGCGGACCCGCCGATCTGCATGCGCCGGATTTTCATGCGCGCCGCGCGGACCAATTCGCCACCTGTCTGGCGCAACTCGAGAGCAGTGCCTATCGCGAAACGATTCTGCGGCATCTGCAAAGCAAGGCGGGTCTGCAATCGCCGTTTGTATTCTGGGGCTTGCTGACGCCGGAACTGGTGGCGTTGGCGCTCGATTGCCTGCCGGCCGCGCATCTGAAACTGTGGTTCGAGCGTCTGCTGCGCGATATCCGCGGCAACCGCTCAGGCCTGCCGGACCTGATTCGCTTCTGGCCGGCCGAGCGCCGTTATGAGTTGATCGAAGTGAAGGGCCCCGGCGACCGCTTGCAGGACAATCAGATCCGCTGGCTCGCCTACTGCGCGCAGCACGGCATGCCGGTACGGGTACTCGACGTACGCTGGGCCGATGAAGATGCCGCTAAGCCCGAGATGGTGACGGTGATGGAAACGGTGACAGCAGCCACGACAGCGGCTCCAGAAGCAGCGGCGGAAAACGTCACCACCGGTGCCGCGAACGAGGGCGCCACATGACTTACGTGGTCGCCGTGCGGGCGATGTGCGAATTTACCGCGAGGCGCGGCGACCTGGATCTACGCTTCACGCCCGCTCCCACCTCGCTGGAAGGCATGGCGGGCCACGTGACGGTGGCCGGGCGGCGCGCGGGCGGCTATGAAACCGAGATCACGCTAAGCGGCACGCATCGTGGCCTGACCGTGCGTGGCCGCGCCGACGGCTACGATCCGGTGTCGAACCGGCTGGAAGAGGTCAAGACCTATCGCGGCGCGCTCGAACGGATGCCCGCCAATCACCGGACCCTGCATTGGGCGCAGGCGCTGGTGTACGGCCATCTGCTATGCCATGCCCGCGGGCTCGGCGAATTGACGGTCGCGCTGGTGTACTTCGATATCGGCACTCAGAAGGAAACGTCGCTGGCCGAAACACACAGTGCACGTGAGTTGGAGATTTTCTTCGTCGAGCAATGTGAGTGCTTTCTCGATTGGGCCGTACAGGAAGAGGCCCATCGCGCGGCGCGCAATACCGCGCTCAGCGCCTTGCAGTTTCCGCACGGCGCGTTCCGCAGCGGGCAGCGCGAACTCGCGGTGTCGGTGTATCGTGCCGCGCGAGACGGCACGCCGTTGATGGCGCAAGCGCCAACCGGCATCGGCAAGACACTGGCGACGATTTTTCCACTGCTCAAGGCGTGCGCGTCAGAACAGATCGACCGCGTGTTCTTCCTCACCGCGAAGACGCCGGGCCGCGCGCTTGCCCTCGATGCGATCGAAACGCTGCATCGGAGCGCCGCGCCGTCCGCAGCGCGGTTGCCGCTCAGAACGCTGGAGCTGGTCGCGCGTGACAAAGCCTGCGAGCATCCCGACAAAGCCTGCAACGGCGAGTCCTGTCCGCTCGCGCATGGCTTCTACGACCGGCTCGATGCGGCCCGCAGCACGGCTTTGGCCGGGCCGAAGCTCGACCGGGCGTCGGTGCGCGAAGCGGCGCTCGCGCACGAGATCTGCCCGTACTATCTGGCGCAGGAACTGGCGCGCTGGTCCGACGTGGTGGTCGGCGATTACAACTATTACTACGACAGCAGCGCGATGTTGTACGCGCTCACGCAGATCAATCAGTGGCG containing:
- a CDS encoding VRR-NUC domain-containing protein, translated to MAIDAPSDLRADAPYYLLNFERALAWLAERYDDLLDAHEHGFLRDFAALPQPSRALLVRMLMRKGELFRASRLSYDEIGCPFEAVAPLAALGWVDTEPHLTLDDLFALTTRPELLLIFADAIALIPGAKGLRKPDLLEALRPLFADGKGEGEGEGEGEGEGEGEGEERSVAAHPLSTWHCETTDRVFHVAVAPLCERLRLMFFGNLQQDWSEFVLADLGVFQYEKVAFAPSSRAFQQRADVDVYLALQACREALEWLPAGDAEAAAIDELVAAIAAIEISNPWLETRRAKLLFRVGQHCERQWNWPAALAVYERCAWPGARHRRLRVLERSERFDEAFALASQAAGTPESEEEMQRVARMLPRLQRKRGERVARVPAARPVERSTLVLPKPEAPQPVEYVARDHLTCESAPVHYVENALINSLFGLLCWEPVFAAVPGAFFHPFQRGPADLHAPDFHARRADQFATCLAQLESSAYRETILRHLQSKAGLQSPFVFWGLLTPELVALALDCLPAAHLKLWFERLLRDIRGNRSGLPDLIRFWPAERRYELIEVKGPGDRLQDNQIRWLAYCAQHGMPVRVLDVRWADEDAAKPEMVTVMETVTAATTAAPEAAAENVTTGAANEGAT